In Syngnathus acus chromosome 21, fSynAcu1.2, whole genome shotgun sequence, one genomic interval encodes:
- the osgepl1 gene encoding probable tRNA N6-adenosine threonylcarbamoyltransferase, mitochondrial isoform X1: MFASKANKLIQRLRSPFKQRRYGDVATGEGSPGSGPSRLVLGIETSCDDTGAAVLNETGSILGESLHSQKEVHLRTGGIIPTVAQQLHREHIERVVHEALERSGVDPRQLSAVATTVKPGLALSLGVGLEFSLSFVRRHGTPFIPIHHMEAHALTVRLLQPVPFPFLVLLVSGGHSLLAVARGVDDFLLLGRTLDEAPGDTLDKVARRLSLTKHPLCSALSGGQAIERLARDGDRLRFPFKTPMGQAYDCSFSFAGLRNQIKLTIEKKEAEEGTGEEWEDGNKNVHVHILFGKGKATEIMSRMSASFPPSAGIKQGTLLSCVNDIAAATQHTVACHLAKRTHRAVLFCKANGLLPSLAPTLVVSGGVASNQYIRKALGVITEATGLRLLCPPAQFCTDNGVMIAWNGVERLREGKGILPPNADVSYQPKAPLGADLTSQVKAAAIRVPSIRINIS; the protein is encoded by the exons ATGTTCGCTTCCAAAGCGAACAAGCTCATTCAGAGACTACGGTCACCATTTAAACAGCGGCGGTATGGCGACGTCGCCACGGGGGAAGGCTCCCCGGGTTCTGGTCCCTCGCGGCTGGTATTGGGCATCGAGACGAGCTGCGACGACACCGGAGCGGCCGTGCTCAACGAGACGGGTTCTATCCTGGGGGAGTCCCTACACTCCCAGAAAGAGGTGCACCTCAG GACAGGCGGCATCATCCCCACTGTGGCCCAGCAGCTTCACAGGGAACACATAGAGCGCGTAGTCCACGAGGCGTTGGAGCGGAGCGGCGTGGACCCGCGTCAGCTGTCGGCCGTTGCCACCACGGTGAAGCCGGGCCTGGCCCTCAGCTTGGGTGTGGGCCTGGAGTTCAGCCTCAGTTTTGTGAGGCGCCACGGGACGCCCTTCATCCCCATCCACCACATGGAGGCCCACGCCCTGACTGTCCGCCTGCTCCAGCCGGTCCCCTTCCCCTTCCTGGTGCTGCTCGTGTCGGGCGGGCACTCGCTGCTAGCCGTGGCTCGCGGCGTGGACGATTTTCTTCTACTGGGTCGCACACTGGATGAAGCACCAGGTGATACTCTGGATAAA GTGGCGAGACGTCTGTCGCTGACCAAGCACCCGCTTTGCTCCGCGCTGAGCGGAGGGCAGGCCATCGAGCGGCTGGCCCGGGACGGCGACCGCTTAAGGTTTCCTTTCAAGACACCCATGGGACAAGCATACGACTGCAGTTTCTCTTTTGCCGGCCTAcgaaatcaaattaaattgaccatagaaaaaaaagaagcggaGGAAGGTACGGGTGAAGAGTGGGAAGACGgcaacaaaaatgttcacgTGCATATTTTGTTTGGAAAAGGAAAAGCAACTGAGATCATGAGTAGAATGAGTGCTTCTTTCCCTCCATCCGCAGGAATCAAACAGGGAACTCTGCTCTCCTGCGTCAACGACATTGCGGCGGCGACGCAGCACACGGTCGCGTGTCATCTGGCCAAGCGTACGCATCGCGCCGTCCTCTTTTGTAAGGCCAACGGACTGCTGCCCTCGCTCGCGCCCACACTG GTTGTGTCGGGAGGCGTGGCCAGCAACCAGTATATCCGCAAAGCTCTGGGCGTCATCACCGAGGCAACGGGCCTCCGCCTACTCTGCCCTCCGGCCCAATTCTGCACTGACAACGGCGTGATGATCGCTTG GAACGGTGTCGAGCGACTCAGGGAAGGGAAAGGAATTCTGCCTCCCAACGCGGACGTCAGCTACCAGCCAAA
- the osgepl1 gene encoding probable tRNA N6-adenosine threonylcarbamoyltransferase, mitochondrial isoform X2, producing MFASKANKLIQRLRSPFKQRRYGDVATGEGSPGSGPSRLVLGIETSCDDTGAAVLNETGSILGESLHSQKEVHLRTGGIIPTVAQQLHREHIERVVHEALERSGVDPRQLSAVATTVKPGLALSLGVGLEFSLSFVRRHGTPFIPIHHMEAHALTVRLLQPVPFPFLVLLVSGGHSLLAVARGVDDFLLLGRTLDEAPGDTLDKVARRLSLTKHPLCSALSGGQAIERLARDGDRLRFPFKTPMGQAYDCSFSFAGLRNQIKLTIEKKEAEEGIKQGTLLSCVNDIAAATQHTVACHLAKRTHRAVLFCKANGLLPSLAPTLVVSGGVASNQYIRKALGVITEATGLRLLCPPAQFCTDNGVMIAWNGVERLREGKGILPPNADVSYQPKAPLGADLTSQVKAAAIRVPSIRINIS from the exons ATGTTCGCTTCCAAAGCGAACAAGCTCATTCAGAGACTACGGTCACCATTTAAACAGCGGCGGTATGGCGACGTCGCCACGGGGGAAGGCTCCCCGGGTTCTGGTCCCTCGCGGCTGGTATTGGGCATCGAGACGAGCTGCGACGACACCGGAGCGGCCGTGCTCAACGAGACGGGTTCTATCCTGGGGGAGTCCCTACACTCCCAGAAAGAGGTGCACCTCAG GACAGGCGGCATCATCCCCACTGTGGCCCAGCAGCTTCACAGGGAACACATAGAGCGCGTAGTCCACGAGGCGTTGGAGCGGAGCGGCGTGGACCCGCGTCAGCTGTCGGCCGTTGCCACCACGGTGAAGCCGGGCCTGGCCCTCAGCTTGGGTGTGGGCCTGGAGTTCAGCCTCAGTTTTGTGAGGCGCCACGGGACGCCCTTCATCCCCATCCACCACATGGAGGCCCACGCCCTGACTGTCCGCCTGCTCCAGCCGGTCCCCTTCCCCTTCCTGGTGCTGCTCGTGTCGGGCGGGCACTCGCTGCTAGCCGTGGCTCGCGGCGTGGACGATTTTCTTCTACTGGGTCGCACACTGGATGAAGCACCAGGTGATACTCTGGATAAA GTGGCGAGACGTCTGTCGCTGACCAAGCACCCGCTTTGCTCCGCGCTGAGCGGAGGGCAGGCCATCGAGCGGCTGGCCCGGGACGGCGACCGCTTAAGGTTTCCTTTCAAGACACCCATGGGACAAGCATACGACTGCAGTTTCTCTTTTGCCGGCCTAcgaaatcaaattaaattgaccatagaaaaaaaagaagcggaGGAAG GAATCAAACAGGGAACTCTGCTCTCCTGCGTCAACGACATTGCGGCGGCGACGCAGCACACGGTCGCGTGTCATCTGGCCAAGCGTACGCATCGCGCCGTCCTCTTTTGTAAGGCCAACGGACTGCTGCCCTCGCTCGCGCCCACACTG GTTGTGTCGGGAGGCGTGGCCAGCAACCAGTATATCCGCAAAGCTCTGGGCGTCATCACCGAGGCAACGGGCCTCCGCCTACTCTGCCCTCCGGCCCAATTCTGCACTGACAACGGCGTGATGATCGCTTG GAACGGTGTCGAGCGACTCAGGGAAGGGAAAGGAATTCTGCCTCCCAACGCGGACGTCAGCTACCAGCCAAA
- the osgepl1 gene encoding probable tRNA N6-adenosine threonylcarbamoyltransferase, mitochondrial isoform X3, producing the protein MATSPRGKAPRVLVPRGWYWASRRAATTPERPCSTRRVLSWGSPYTPRKRCTSGGIIPTVAQQLHREHIERVVHEALERSGVDPRQLSAVATTVKPGLALSLGVGLEFSLSFVRRHGTPFIPIHHMEAHALTVRLLQPVPFPFLVLLVSGGHSLLAVARGVDDFLLLGRTLDEAPGDTLDKVARRLSLTKHPLCSALSGGQAIERLARDGDRLRFPFKTPMGQAYDCSFSFAGLRNQIKLTIEKKEAEEGIKQGTLLSCVNDIAAATQHTVACHLAKRTHRAVLFCKANGLLPSLAPTLVVSGGVASNQYIRKALGVITEATGLRLLCPPAQFCTDNGVMIAWNGVERLREGKGILPPNADVSYQPKAPLGADLTSQVKAAAIRVPSIRINIS; encoded by the exons ATGGCGACGTCGCCACGGGGGAAGGCTCCCCGGGTTCTGGTCCCTCGCGGCTGGTATTGGGCATCGAGACGAGCTGCGACGACACCGGAGCGGCCGTGCTCAACGAGACGGGTTCTATCCTGGGGGAGTCCCTACACTCCCAGAAAGAGGTGCACCTCAG GCGGCATCATCCCCACTGTGGCCCAGCAGCTTCACAGGGAACACATAGAGCGCGTAGTCCACGAGGCGTTGGAGCGGAGCGGCGTGGACCCGCGTCAGCTGTCGGCCGTTGCCACCACGGTGAAGCCGGGCCTGGCCCTCAGCTTGGGTGTGGGCCTGGAGTTCAGCCTCAGTTTTGTGAGGCGCCACGGGACGCCCTTCATCCCCATCCACCACATGGAGGCCCACGCCCTGACTGTCCGCCTGCTCCAGCCGGTCCCCTTCCCCTTCCTGGTGCTGCTCGTGTCGGGCGGGCACTCGCTGCTAGCCGTGGCTCGCGGCGTGGACGATTTTCTTCTACTGGGTCGCACACTGGATGAAGCACCAGGTGATACTCTGGATAAA GTGGCGAGACGTCTGTCGCTGACCAAGCACCCGCTTTGCTCCGCGCTGAGCGGAGGGCAGGCCATCGAGCGGCTGGCCCGGGACGGCGACCGCTTAAGGTTTCCTTTCAAGACACCCATGGGACAAGCATACGACTGCAGTTTCTCTTTTGCCGGCCTAcgaaatcaaattaaattgaccatagaaaaaaaagaagcggaGGAAG GAATCAAACAGGGAACTCTGCTCTCCTGCGTCAACGACATTGCGGCGGCGACGCAGCACACGGTCGCGTGTCATCTGGCCAAGCGTACGCATCGCGCCGTCCTCTTTTGTAAGGCCAACGGACTGCTGCCCTCGCTCGCGCCCACACTG GTTGTGTCGGGAGGCGTGGCCAGCAACCAGTATATCCGCAAAGCTCTGGGCGTCATCACCGAGGCAACGGGCCTCCGCCTACTCTGCCCTCCGGCCCAATTCTGCACTGACAACGGCGTGATGATCGCTTG GAACGGTGTCGAGCGACTCAGGGAAGGGAAAGGAATTCTGCCTCCCAACGCGGACGTCAGCTACCAGCCAAA
- the osgepl1 gene encoding probable tRNA N6-adenosine threonylcarbamoyltransferase, mitochondrial isoform X4, which produces MEAHALTVRLLQPVPFPFLVLLVSGGHSLLAVARGVDDFLLLGRTLDEAPGDTLDKVARRLSLTKHPLCSALSGGQAIERLARDGDRLRFPFKTPMGQAYDCSFSFAGLRNQIKLTIEKKEAEEGIKQGTLLSCVNDIAAATQHTVACHLAKRTHRAVLFCKANGLLPSLAPTLVVSGGVASNQYIRKALGVITEATGLRLLCPPAQFCTDNGVMIAWNGVERLREGKGILPPNADVSYQPKAPLGADLTSQVKAAAIRVPSIRINIS; this is translated from the exons ATGGAGGCCCACGCCCTGACTGTCCGCCTGCTCCAGCCGGTCCCCTTCCCCTTCCTGGTGCTGCTCGTGTCGGGCGGGCACTCGCTGCTAGCCGTGGCTCGCGGCGTGGACGATTTTCTTCTACTGGGTCGCACACTGGATGAAGCACCAGGTGATACTCTGGATAAA GTGGCGAGACGTCTGTCGCTGACCAAGCACCCGCTTTGCTCCGCGCTGAGCGGAGGGCAGGCCATCGAGCGGCTGGCCCGGGACGGCGACCGCTTAAGGTTTCCTTTCAAGACACCCATGGGACAAGCATACGACTGCAGTTTCTCTTTTGCCGGCCTAcgaaatcaaattaaattgaccatagaaaaaaaagaagcggaGGAAG GAATCAAACAGGGAACTCTGCTCTCCTGCGTCAACGACATTGCGGCGGCGACGCAGCACACGGTCGCGTGTCATCTGGCCAAGCGTACGCATCGCGCCGTCCTCTTTTGTAAGGCCAACGGACTGCTGCCCTCGCTCGCGCCCACACTG GTTGTGTCGGGAGGCGTGGCCAGCAACCAGTATATCCGCAAAGCTCTGGGCGTCATCACCGAGGCAACGGGCCTCCGCCTACTCTGCCCTCCGGCCCAATTCTGCACTGACAACGGCGTGATGATCGCTTG GAACGGTGTCGAGCGACTCAGGGAAGGGAAAGGAATTCTGCCTCCCAACGCGGACGTCAGCTACCAGCCAAA
- the alkbh6 gene encoding alpha-ketoglutarate-dependent dioxygenase alkB homolog 6 gives MEHPTSISQELRQFVVPGAPPTVYYIPDFISAEEEAYLLQQVYRSPKPKWTQLSGRRLQNWGGLPRPKGMLEEKIPAWLHNYCQKVSSHGAFDGKTANHVLVNEYKPGEGIMPHEDGPLYHPTVTTVTLGSHGLLDFYMPVSRLEGDDDAVTTLEEDRHLFSLLLRPRSLLVLQDDAYQNLLHGIGAREMDVLTDKVLNLRGAVARPGETLTRGTRVSLTIRHVPKVLKTKLLLGRK, from the coding sequence ATGGAACATCCGACATCTATTTCCCAGGAATTGAGACAATTTGTCGTGCCCGGTGCTCCCCCGACAGTCTATTACATACCTGATTTCATATCTGCTGAGGAGGAGGCCTACCTCCTGCAGCAGGTCTATCGGTCCCCCAAACCCAAGTGGACCCAGTTGTCCGGAAGGAGGCTGCAGAACTGGGGAGGGTTGCCACGTCCCAAAGGGATGCTGGAGGAGAAGATCCCCGCATGGCTTCACAATTATTGCCAGAAAGTTTCTTCGCACGGGGCTTTCGATGGGAAAACGGCCAACCACGTTCTAGTGAACGAGTACAAACCAGGAGAGGGGATTATGCCCCACGAGGACGGACCCCTGTACCACCCAACGGTCACAACTGTCACCCTGGGTTCGCACGGCCTCCTGGACTTTTACATGCCCGTCAGCCGGCTGGAGGGCGACGATGACGCCGTCACCACATTGGAGGAGGACCGGCATCTTTTCTCGCTGCTGTTGAGGCCACGCAGCTTGTTGGTGCTTCAGGACGACGCGTACCAGAACCTTCTCCACGGCATCGGAGCTCGTGAGATGGACGTTCTGACTGACAAGGTGCTGAACTTGCGCGGAGCTGTGGCCCGGCCGGGCGAGACGCTGACTCGAGGGACCAGAGTTTCGCTGACCATTCGACACGTCCCCAAAGTCTTGAAGACCAAGCTGCTGCTTGGGCGGAAGTGA
- the adat3 gene encoding probable inactive tRNA-specific adenosine deaminase-like protein 3 has translation MEPASKRRKSEACDSDSWTAYPVLSDEQTHAVEMIDFFAAPVLDKRATSRLVGELNDRYPLRGLQHLKRVRPAAAQDGRPHSLEILLCPVSKVPDSDLLCVGCDGLGEPFVVKVPVRPPLTRPQFELASKHWPTSFKEDKQVTEALRGESFGPARKAQMHAYMSVALAAAREGKALGMEAVGAAVVDPLNERIVAVGHDCRGPLHHAVMVCIDLVGRGQGGGRHRWDSYPACRSTPASAEQPYICTGYDLYVTREPCVMCAMALVHSRIARVFYGAAFADGALGTKFKLHALKDLNHRFEVYKGVMGQECEELEGLSL, from the coding sequence atggaacCGGCGAGCAAGCGGCGGAAAAGCGAGGCGTGCGACTCCGACTCCTGGACGGCGTACCCCGTCCTGTCGGACGAGCAGACTCATGCCGTAGAGATGATTGACTTCTTTGCCGCGCCCGTCCTCGACAAGCGAGCGACGTCCCGATTGGTCGGAGAACTCAACGACCGCTACCCCTTGAGGGGTCTCCAGCACCTCAAGAGGGTTCGGCCCGCCGCGGCCCAGGATGGCCGCCCTCACTCACTGGAAATCCTCCTGTGTCCTGTCAGTAAAGTTCCAGACTCGGACTTGTTGTGCGTCGGATGTGACGGGCTGGGCGAACCCTTTGTGGTCAAGGTCCCCGTCCGCCCTCCTTTGACCAGACCCCAATTTGAGCTAGCAAGCAAGCACTGGCCCACCTCCTTCAAGGAAGACAAACAGGTGACCGAGGCCCTCCGTGGAGAGTCCTTCGGCCCGGCTCGGAAGGCCCAAATGCACGCTTACATGTCGGTggctttggccgccgcccgaGAAGGGAAGGCCTTGGGGATGGAGGCCGTGGGGGCCGCGGTGGTAGACCCGCTCAATGAGAGAATAGTGGCAGTGGGCCACGATTGTCGAGGGCCTCTGCATCACGCCGTCATGGTGTGCATCGACTTGGTGGGCCGAGGGCAAGGCGGCGGTCGCCACCGGTGGGACTCCTACCCCGCTTGCCGCTCTACACCCGCCTCGGCCGAGCAGCCGTACATCTGCACCGGCTACGACCTGTACGTGACCAGAGAGCCCTGCGTCATGTGTGCCATGGCGCTGGTCCACTCGCGGATCGCTCGCGTCTTCTACGGGGCGGCCTTTGCTGACGGAGCGCTGGGGACTAAGTTCAAACTCCATGCGCTGAAAGACCTGAACCATCGCTTTGAGGTTTACAAAGGAGTCATGGGACAAGAGTGCGAGGAGCTGGAGGGATTGTCTCTttga
- the ormdl1 gene encoding ORM1-like protein 1, whose product MNVGVAHSEVNPNTRVMNSRGIWLSYALGVGILHVVLLSIPFFSVPLVWTLTNVIHNLGMYVFMHAVKGTPFETPDQGKARLLTHWEQLDYGVQFTSSRKFFTISPIILYFLASFYTKYDAMHFFINTASLLSVLIPKLPQLHGVRVFGINKY is encoded by the exons ATGAATGTGGGTGTGGCACACAGCGAGGTGAACCCCAACACGCGGGTCATGAACAGTCGCGGCATCTGGCTGAGCTACGCGTTGGGCGTGGGGATCCTTCACGTTGTGCTCCTGAGCATTCCCTTCTTCAGCGTGCCGCTGGTGTGGACGCTCACCAACGTCATCCACAACTTG GGAATGTACGTGTTCATGCACGCGGTAAAAGGGACGCCCTTCGAGACCCCCGATCAGGGCAAGGCCAGACTTCTCACGCATTGGGAACAGTTGGATTACGGCGTACAGTTCACGTCCTCCAGAAAGTTCTTCACCATTTCCCCCATCATCCT TTATTTCTTGGCGAGCTTCTACACCAAGTACGACGCGATGCACTTCTTCATCAACACGGCGTCGCTTCTCAGCGTGCTCATCCCCAAGCTACCGCAGCTGCACGGCGTGAGAGTCTTTGGGATCAACAAGTACTGA